In one Mycobacterium sp. NBC_00419 genomic region, the following are encoded:
- a CDS encoding putative bifunctional diguanylate cyclase/phosphodiesterase translates to MLRTAHVATAAVVVFVAFAAWILSGVSQGTALSAVDDIVFVVLAIPAITLAAMAARSTHGRLRMAWIAMAIGLLGWALGDSIWTYYELVVNGAPFPSIADAAYLVMPVAFCVALLLFPAEDSARFRGRMLLDGLIVAGSLFLASWVTILNPLYQAGGDDTLAFVISLAYPISDVVILTIAAIAAIRAAPEQRLVLGLITAAMACIALSDSAFAYLSAKAEYSSGSVIDIGWVAGLLLITVAAAAGRETPHHKDGALSLPGWASIWFPYAPLLLAGVVAAAEPPEMFQTPLVEIVGALVVATVLARQFLAVSDNRRLLKVVAEQALRDPLTGLGNRAMFSERLNQAMQQRAREQAAVGLIALDLNDFKLVNDAMGHPAGDELLNRVGERVLGCVRNSDTVARLGGDEFVVLVEGEANVADHIARRVVESFDKPFVIENREVFIRPSVGLAVADIDQPALTAEDLLKQADVAMYAAKKSRTAAVQRFGPEMPATASLDDGLFNRLGAMSVGSEHGGTPLLAELRQAIDQFELTLLYQPKFDVRTSRIVGVEALVRWPHPERGLLGPDEFLPLVRRHGLMGSITDLVINMALDEAVRFQRVATSLPVAVNVSAPLFADPHLPARIARALADRDLSASVLCLEITEDLLLGNMEKTQTVLEELRRNGIRIAIDDFGSGYSTLSYLCELPVDEVKLDRKLVASVVEDARVATVVRHVVDLAHELGLITVAEGVEDAEAAARVAALGCDVVQGFYFSPPLAPAALVDLLQSCLRDHSAAENSNAHL, encoded by the coding sequence GTGCTCAGGACCGCACATGTTGCCACCGCCGCTGTCGTCGTCTTCGTCGCGTTCGCGGCGTGGATCCTCAGCGGTGTCTCGCAGGGGACGGCGCTCAGCGCCGTCGACGACATCGTCTTCGTGGTGTTGGCGATTCCCGCCATCACCCTTGCCGCGATGGCCGCCCGATCGACCCACGGCCGGCTCCGGATGGCGTGGATTGCGATGGCGATTGGCCTGTTGGGCTGGGCGCTCGGCGACAGCATCTGGACGTACTACGAACTCGTAGTGAACGGGGCCCCGTTTCCGTCGATTGCCGATGCGGCATACCTGGTCATGCCCGTCGCATTCTGTGTGGCCCTGCTGCTGTTCCCGGCCGAGGACAGTGCCCGCTTCCGAGGCCGCATGCTCCTCGACGGTCTGATTGTGGCGGGCTCGCTGTTTCTCGCCAGTTGGGTCACCATCCTCAACCCGCTGTACCAGGCCGGCGGCGACGACACTCTGGCGTTCGTCATCTCACTGGCCTATCCGATATCGGATGTGGTCATCCTGACGATCGCCGCGATTGCGGCTATCAGAGCGGCCCCCGAACAGCGCCTGGTGCTCGGTCTGATCACCGCGGCGATGGCCTGTATTGCGCTGTCGGACAGTGCATTCGCCTATCTTTCGGCCAAGGCGGAATACAGCAGCGGAAGCGTGATCGACATCGGATGGGTCGCGGGACTACTGCTCATCACGGTGGCGGCGGCCGCAGGGCGGGAAACGCCGCACCACAAGGACGGTGCGTTGTCGCTGCCGGGATGGGCGTCGATCTGGTTCCCCTATGCGCCGCTGTTGCTGGCCGGCGTCGTCGCCGCAGCGGAGCCACCCGAGATGTTCCAGACTCCGTTGGTGGAGATCGTCGGAGCGTTGGTGGTGGCGACGGTCCTGGCCAGGCAGTTCCTCGCCGTCAGTGACAACCGTCGGCTGTTGAAGGTGGTCGCCGAGCAGGCGCTGCGTGATCCGCTGACCGGGCTGGGCAATCGAGCGATGTTCTCCGAGCGACTCAACCAGGCGATGCAGCAGCGCGCACGCGAGCAAGCCGCGGTCGGTCTGATCGCGCTGGACCTCAACGACTTCAAGCTCGTCAACGATGCGATGGGTCATCCGGCCGGTGACGAGCTGCTCAACCGGGTCGGGGAGAGAGTCCTGGGGTGCGTGCGCAACAGCGACACGGTGGCCCGCCTCGGCGGCGACGAGTTCGTGGTGTTGGTCGAAGGCGAGGCCAATGTCGCTGACCACATCGCCCGCCGGGTCGTGGAGTCCTTCGACAAGCCGTTCGTCATCGAGAACCGCGAGGTGTTCATCCGCCCCAGCGTCGGGCTGGCGGTCGCCGACATCGACCAGCCCGCGCTGACGGCCGAGGATCTGCTGAAGCAGGCAGACGTGGCCATGTACGCGGCCAAGAAGTCTCGGACGGCCGCGGTACAGAGGTTCGGACCCGAGATGCCGGCTACCGCAAGCCTGGACGACGGTCTGTTCAACCGGCTGGGAGCGATGTCCGTCGGATCCGAGCACGGCGGAACTCCGCTGTTGGCCGAACTGCGCCAGGCCATCGATCAGTTCGAACTCACGCTGCTCTATCAGCCCAAGTTCGACGTGCGCACCTCGCGGATTGTGGGGGTCGAGGCCCTGGTGCGCTGGCCGCACCCCGAGCGGGGGCTGCTGGGTCCCGACGAGTTCCTCCCGCTGGTCCGGCGGCACGGGTTGATGGGATCCATCACCGATCTGGTGATCAACATGGCCCTCGACGAGGCAGTCCGGTTCCAGCGCGTCGCGACCTCCCTGCCGGTGGCGGTCAACGTGTCGGCGCCGTTGTTCGCCGATCCGCACCTGCCTGCCCGGATCGCCCGCGCACTGGCCGACCGCGACCTCAGTGCGTCGGTACTGTGCCTGGAGATCACCGAGGACCTTCTGCTGGGCAATATGGAGAAGACGCAGACGGTGTTGGAAGAGTTGCGCCGCAACGGAATACGCATCGCGATCGACGACTTCGGAAGCGGCTATTCCACGTTGTCCTACCTGTGCGAGCTGCCCGTCGACGAAGTGAAGCTGGACCGCAAGCTGGTGGCATCCGTGGTCGAGGACGCCCGAGTGGCCACGGTGGTGCGACACGTCGTCGACCTCGCCCACGAACTGGGCCTGATCACCGTCGCCGAAGGAGTCGAGGACGCCGAGGCGGCGGCCCGTGTTGCCGCGCTGGGCTGTGACGTGGTGCAGGGTTTCTATTTCAGCCCCCCGCTCGCACCCGCGGCTCTTGTGGACCTCCTGCAGTCCTGTCTGCGAGATCATTCGGCCGCCGAAAACTCGAACGCACACCTCTGA
- a CDS encoding maleylpyruvate isomerase family mycothiol-dependent enzyme, with protein sequence MHIAEELIRENAAFTELVCEADLSIPVPTCPDWTLGQLMRHVGRGDRWSARIVAEQAMDVIDPRTVADGKPPEGRDAELAWLHQGPQLLLEAVDQTGMDTQVWTFLGPRPAKWWIRRRLHETAVHRADAALALGAGYYLDPALAADGISEYLERVVVRADQEGPAAGDRPLFEGQSLHLHATDPGLGEDGEWTILGRPDGIAVDHEHGKATTALRGPARDLLLAVVRRGAVADLDIEMFGDAQLWETWLARTPF encoded by the coding sequence ATGCACATAGCCGAGGAGCTGATCAGAGAGAACGCGGCCTTCACCGAACTCGTCTGCGAGGCAGACCTGTCGATTCCGGTGCCGACCTGCCCGGACTGGACGCTGGGGCAGCTGATGCGCCATGTCGGGCGCGGTGATCGCTGGAGCGCGAGGATCGTGGCCGAACAGGCGATGGACGTCATCGACCCGCGTACCGTCGCCGACGGCAAGCCGCCGGAAGGCCGGGATGCTGAGCTGGCATGGCTGCACCAGGGGCCGCAGCTGCTCCTGGAGGCAGTCGACCAGACCGGGATGGACACCCAGGTGTGGACCTTCCTCGGCCCGCGTCCGGCGAAGTGGTGGATTCGGCGCCGTCTGCACGAAACCGCCGTGCATCGCGCCGACGCCGCACTGGCGTTGGGTGCCGGGTACTACCTCGACCCCGCGCTGGCTGCCGACGGCATCAGCGAATATCTCGAGCGGGTCGTGGTCCGCGCCGACCAGGAAGGTCCGGCCGCGGGCGACCGGCCGCTGTTCGAGGGACAGTCGCTGCACCTGCACGCCACCGACCCCGGACTGGGCGAGGACGGCGAGTGGACCATCCTGGGCCGCCCGGACGGAATTGCCGTCGACCACGAGCACGGTAAGGCCACCACCGCGCTGCGCGGGCCCGCCCGCGACCTGCTCCTGGCCGTGGTACGCCGCGGTGCTGTCGCCGACCTGGACATCGAGATGTTCGGTGATGCGCAGCTCTGGGAGACCTGGTTGGCCCGCACGCCGTTCTGA
- a CDS encoding VOC family protein, protein MAIDHVLAVIPVSDVDTSAPWYADLFGRPADNNPMPTLVEWQVRPGAWVQVFSEPGKAGNGLLNLAVGDLETHLAELRGRGLEPGSVLEANKGVRLSKLIDPDGNEITIIGGFRVEY, encoded by the coding sequence ATGGCCATTGACCACGTGCTGGCCGTAATCCCGGTGAGCGACGTCGACACGAGCGCCCCGTGGTACGCCGATCTGTTCGGCAGGCCAGCCGATAACAACCCCATGCCGACGCTCGTCGAGTGGCAGGTACGTCCCGGTGCCTGGGTGCAGGTGTTCAGTGAACCGGGCAAGGCGGGCAACGGCCTGCTCAACCTCGCCGTCGGCGATCTCGAGACACACCTGGCCGAACTGCGCGGCCGCGGCCTCGAGCCCGGCAGTGTGCTCGAGGCCAACAAGGGTGTGCGGCTATCGAAGCTGATCGACCCCGACGGCAACGAGATCACCATCATCGGGGGCTTTCGCGTCGAGTACTGA
- a CDS encoding YibE/F family protein, with product MTHSHSHSHTGPAPLSPLAARIVAIALAVIGLAVVIGAALLWPSNAKVDIPLPFQNAAGGAVTTEGGRVVSTGLADCGSTSAGQVLTTTPAPGLPGSGSCVQNIVSIDTGPNRGATTMLEFSQGPGQPNLLAGDNIRIFRQVDQQGATSYGFYDYERTWPLIALAAAFAIVIVAVARWRGLRAMIGIVVAFLVLVIFMLPALRDGSPAVPVALVASAAILYAALYLAHGVSLRTSAALLGTLTAMLFSAVLSWGAIEFVHLTGLSEDQNNVVAASMGQVSIKGLLLAGFIIGSLGVLNDVTITQASAVFELAHLGHGSRRQIFLRAMRIGSDHIASTVYTLVLAYAGSSLSLLLLFSVANRSLGDVLTSESVAIEIARSAVGGIALALAVPLTTGIAAILATPAAPAAEGHRHSLP from the coding sequence GTGACGCACTCACACTCGCATTCGCACACCGGCCCAGCTCCGCTGAGTCCCCTTGCGGCCAGGATCGTGGCGATCGCACTGGCGGTTATCGGCTTGGCGGTGGTCATCGGCGCGGCCCTGCTGTGGCCGAGCAACGCGAAGGTCGACATCCCGCTGCCGTTCCAGAACGCCGCGGGCGGCGCCGTCACCACCGAGGGTGGCCGGGTGGTCTCGACCGGCCTGGCCGACTGCGGAAGTACGTCAGCGGGTCAGGTGCTCACCACCACACCGGCTCCCGGCTTGCCCGGCAGCGGAAGCTGCGTGCAGAACATCGTCTCGATCGACACCGGCCCGAACCGTGGTGCCACCACCATGTTGGAGTTCTCCCAAGGACCCGGCCAGCCGAACTTGTTGGCCGGAGACAACATTCGCATCTTCCGCCAGGTCGACCAGCAAGGCGCCACCAGCTACGGTTTCTACGACTACGAGCGCACCTGGCCGCTGATCGCACTGGCGGCGGCGTTCGCGATCGTCATCGTCGCGGTGGCCCGCTGGCGAGGGTTGCGGGCAATGATCGGAATCGTCGTCGCCTTCCTGGTGCTGGTGATCTTCATGCTGCCCGCCCTGCGCGACGGGTCACCGGCGGTCCCGGTGGCACTGGTCGCCTCGGCGGCGATTCTCTACGCGGCGCTGTACCTGGCGCACGGCGTGAGTCTGCGCACCAGCGCGGCGCTGCTCGGCACCCTGACGGCGATGCTGTTTTCCGCCGTGCTGTCCTGGGGTGCAATCGAATTCGTGCATCTGACCGGGTTGTCCGAAGACCAGAACAACGTGGTGGCCGCGTCCATGGGCCAGGTGTCGATCAAGGGACTGCTGCTGGCCGGATTCATCATCGGATCGTTGGGCGTGCTCAACGACGTCACTATCACCCAGGCCTCCGCCGTCTTCGAACTGGCACACCTCGGCCATGGGTCGCGCCGCCAGATCTTCCTGCGCGCCATGCGAATTGGCAGCGACCACATCGCCAGCACGGTCTACACCCTGGTGCTGGCCTATGCCGGTAGCTCGCTGTCGCTGCTGTTGCTGTTCAGCGTGGCCAACCGGTCACTGGGTGACGTGCTGACCAGTGAGAGCGTGGCCATCGAGATCGCACGCTCGGCGGTGGGCGGTATCGCCCTGGCGCTGGCCGTGCCGTTGACCACGGGGATCGCCGCGATCCTGGCCACTCCCGCTGCGCCAGCTGCGGAAGGTCACCGCCACAGCCTGCCGTGA
- a CDS encoding nuclear transport factor 2 family protein, producing MSTSEIATVLAWHDALNSADLDTLVSLSSDDIEIGDATGAAQGHAALRAWAQRTTAAIEVGQIYYHDGVVVVEEQLTSKTDPAETATAASAFRVVHDHVTSAFRHDTLAAALEATELTDEDLQV from the coding sequence ATGAGCACTTCGGAGATCGCCACCGTTCTCGCCTGGCATGACGCACTGAACTCCGCGGACCTCGACACCCTGGTGTCGCTGTCCAGCGACGACATCGAGATCGGTGACGCCACCGGCGCCGCCCAGGGTCATGCCGCATTACGGGCGTGGGCGCAGCGCACCACCGCGGCTATCGAGGTCGGCCAGATCTACTACCACGACGGCGTCGTCGTCGTCGAAGAGCAACTGACGTCGAAAACCGACCCCGCCGAGACCGCCACCGCCGCCTCGGCGTTCCGGGTTGTGCACGACCACGTCACCTCGGCGTTCCGCCACGACACCCTGGCCGCCGCGCTGGAGGCCACCGAACTGACCGACGAAGACCTCCAGGTGTGA